A portion of the Gossypium arboreum isolate Shixiya-1 chromosome 8, ASM2569848v2, whole genome shotgun sequence genome contains these proteins:
- the LOC108454955 gene encoding uncharacterized protein LOC108454955, with product MLKQGDMSVANYDWEFFRLSRYATGFVLIEADRCERFLRGLHDELRLQLVSLRITKFADLIERAKMVEQVSRLNNKPEISHSLGKCPGTTSSNPQPNRSKEFQSSGRFGSRSDRSDRNRNRQTTVYTSTVRGPSRNTEILNCQHYGNKHRGECWRLTGELPGLLLDREVEFVIEVYLGTDPVSISPYRMSPTELKELKKELNLRQRQWIGLLKDYDCVINYHLSKANVVADSLSRKAAIELRAMFAQLSVSDDGGLLAKLRIKPVMFEQIKSAQLEDNKLMKRKEMVQSGVAENFSIDEHELKELILSEAHDSPFALHPIGTKMYRNLRELYWWPGFPLSSSKKNAIWVTVDRLTKSSQFVAVRTDWSLQKLTETYFREIVRLHGIPVLIISDRDPRFTSRFWE from the exons ATGCTGAAACAAGGTGACATGTCCGTAGCAAATTATGATTGGGAATTTTTTAGACTGAGTAGATATGCAACTGGATTTGTACTGATTGAAGCTGACAGATGTGAACGGTTTTTACGAGGGCTGCATGATGAATTACGACTACAGTTGGTGTCTCTACGGATTACTAAATTTGCAGATTTAATTGAAAGAGCCAAAATGgttgaacaagtgtcgaggttaAACAACAAGCCTGAAATTTCTCATTCACTTGGGAAGTGTCCCGGAACTACAAGCTCTAATCCACAACCTAATAGATCAAAAGAATTTCAAAGCAGTGGAAGATTTGGTTCTAGGTCAGATAGAAGTGACAGAAATCGTAATAGACAGACGACAGTTTACACTAGTACTGTCAGAGGGCCATCCAGAAATACTGAAATTTTGAATTGTCAACATTATGGGAATAAACATCGGGGTGAATGTTGGAGATTAACTGGAG aattacctggattacttCTTGatcgggaagttgaatttgtgattgaagtatATCTGGGTACAGATCCAGTGTCAATATCTCCATATCGTATGTCACCAactgagttgaaggagttgaag aaagagttgaatttaaGACAGCGTCAATGGATAGgacttttaaaagattatgattgtgttattaaCTATCATCTGAGCAAAGCTAACGTGGTAGCTGATTCATTGAGTAGAAAAGCTGCAATCGAATTGCGAGCGATGTTTGCACAGCTTAGTGTTAGTGATGATGGAGGCTTATTGGCTAAATTAAGAATTAAACCAGTGATGTTCGAACAAATCAAGTCAGCTCAGTTAGAAGATAACAAGCTTATGAAGAGGAAAGAAATGGTTCAGAGTGGTGTAGCAGAGAATTTCAGCATTGATGAACATG aattgaaagagttaataCTCTCAGAAGCACATGACAGTCCATTCGCATTACATCCTATAGGAACAAAAATGTATCGAAATTTAcgggaattgtattggtggccag GATTCCCATTGTCATcaagtaagaaaaatgctatttgggtgacTGTTGATCGGCTTACAAAGTCATCTCAATTTGTAGCAGTCAGAACGGATTGGTCACTTCAGAAACTTACAGAAACTTACTTTCGGgaaattgtgagactacatggtatCCCTGTATTGATAATTTCAGACCgggatccaaggtttacatcaaGGTTTTGGGAATAG